A portion of the Vreelandella subglaciescola genome contains these proteins:
- a CDS encoding efflux RND transporter periplasmic adaptor subunit: MKRIAVLGTIVLGLVCSGFALSEETSARPEAVPVERSELQETLVLDGVIEAVQQSTVSAQASGKVQKLPFDVDDSVVAGDLIVQLESSEQSSRVSQAQGGRDEARAAFADAQQQFTRIEAVQERGLVSRQELDRAQNTLAGAKARLERAEAAVAEAREQLSYTRILAPYGGILTERHVEIGESVSPGQPLLSGLSLEQLRVVVDLPQQYADLARRERQAQVTLADGRVLKTGDMTFYPYANSATHTFRLRMRLAEPNGSLFPGMLVKVGVPVASRDVLWIPESSLVRRSELRAVFVLDDQGRPRLRQVRTGMQQEGRLEILAGLSEGEQVVVYPVELVGTDRLNLPAAGVSVEESDKAAGN, translated from the coding sequence GTGAAGCGTATTGCTGTGCTGGGCACGATCGTGCTTGGGTTGGTTTGTTCGGGATTCGCCCTGAGTGAAGAAACATCAGCCAGACCGGAAGCAGTTCCTGTTGAGCGCAGTGAACTGCAGGAGACGCTTGTGCTTGATGGTGTGATCGAGGCGGTTCAGCAGAGCACCGTGTCCGCACAGGCCAGTGGCAAAGTACAGAAGTTGCCGTTTGACGTGGATGACTCGGTGGTCGCCGGTGATCTCATCGTGCAACTGGAAAGCAGTGAGCAAAGCTCACGCGTTAGCCAGGCGCAGGGTGGCCGGGACGAAGCACGGGCAGCCTTTGCCGATGCGCAACAGCAGTTCACCCGCATTGAGGCCGTGCAAGAACGTGGTCTTGTGTCGCGACAAGAATTGGACCGGGCACAGAACACCCTTGCGGGAGCGAAAGCGCGGCTTGAGCGGGCCGAAGCAGCTGTGGCTGAAGCCCGTGAGCAGTTGAGCTATACTCGCATACTCGCACCTTACGGCGGCATATTGACCGAACGGCACGTGGAGATTGGCGAATCCGTCAGCCCCGGGCAGCCCCTGCTTAGTGGTCTTTCGCTGGAACAGCTGCGGGTTGTTGTGGACTTGCCCCAGCAGTACGCGGATCTTGCTAGGCGTGAGCGCCAGGCGCAGGTCACTCTTGCGGACGGGCGGGTGCTAAAAACCGGCGATATGACGTTTTATCCGTACGCCAACTCCGCTACTCATACTTTCCGCCTACGCATGCGCCTTGCTGAGCCCAACGGTTCTCTGTTCCCGGGCATGTTGGTCAAGGTCGGTGTTCCCGTCGCCAGCCGAGACGTACTCTGGATACCTGAAAGCAGCCTTGTTCGTCGCAGTGAATTGAGAGCCGTTTTTGTGCTGGATGATCAGGGCCGCCCGCGGTTGCGGCAGGTTCGGACCGGCATGCAGCAGGAAGGCCGCCTGGAGATCTTGGCCGGTTTGAGTGAGGGCGAACAAGTCGTGGTTTATCCTGTTGAGCTGGTTGGTACAGATCGTCTGAATCTGCCAGCTGCCGGTGTTTCTGTTGAGGAATCGGATAAGGCGGCAGGGAATTGA
- a CDS encoding DUF302 domain-containing protein: protein MSYTINRVIKNADFAEVDERTRQALVDRGFGILTEIDVKATMKKKLDKDMPAYTILGACNPNMAWEAIGVEPRVGAMLPCNVILRETTEGVEVSAVDPVSSMTAIGNEQLKEIAGEVRDMLSEVINAI, encoded by the coding sequence AAAACGCGGATTTCGCGGAAGTGGATGAACGAACACGCCAGGCCTTGGTCGATCGGGGCTTTGGGATTTTGACGGAAATAGACGTCAAGGCGACCATGAAAAAGAAACTAGACAAGGATATGCCCGCCTACACAATTCTCGGGGCATGTAATCCAAACATGGCTTGGGAAGCGATCGGCGTAGAGCCTCGGGTAGGTGCAATGTTGCCATGCAACGTCATTCTTCGCGAGACAACCGAGGGTGTTGAAGTCAGTGCGGTTGACCCCGTTTCATCCATGACAGCAATTGGTAATGAGCAACTCAAGGAGATTGCAGGTGAGGTGAGGGACATGCTGTCTGAAGTTATCAACGCAATCTGA
- a CDS encoding efflux RND transporter permease subunit, protein MSRELPPVGPSGTIARIFQDNHLTPLLALLSIILGVLAVVVTPKEEEPQIDVTMADIMVAFPGASTQEVESAIATPAEQVMSEIAGVEHVYSVSRQGQAVITVQFEVGIPRQEALVRLYNQVYSNQDWLPPDLGASQPVVKPKGIDDVPVMTLTLYDPINGHTGEELTRLAHMLEVAIKRVPGTRDVYTVGGVPDRVDIHFDPALLAGFNLTLSDIRDALRAANSSSQEARITRDNLSIPVQVGTLLENVDDVRQLVVGMHNGAAVHLDDVANVSRGGTVADQSVMTGFGPAAGSGSVGKPGDVYPAVTLAIAKKPGQNAVNITTAIEERLEQIRNRALPEGVEVIVTRDYGETASAKAQKLISDLISATLFVVFLVLVAMGWRQALIVGVAVLITLLLTLVFSWAWGFTLNRVSLFALIFSIGILVDDGIVITENINRRIRNSNLPVRDIIPVAVDEVGTPTIMASLTIMAALLPMAFVTGLMGPYMSPIPINASAGMVLSQIVAFVVVPWLALRLLKHQKGEAATEAGEAESSADGVSPMSLKIFGGVLTPFLGDHRWRRRLLALGVILLTLAASSLPVFQAVIMKMLPFDNKSELQVVVDMPESTPVEQTQRVLMEMGHYLESVDEVTSWQSYAGTAAPINFNGLVRQYYLRSDPYQGDIQVNLSDEDVRSRQSHAIAQALRDPLTAIGKRYDASVKIVEVPPGPPVLSPVVAEIYGVDPDQRAELARSVAAGMAEVQGLVDIDTTLEAPTRQWEIAVDRARAARLGVSQAQVVEALQVALGGMNVSFLHDDHAKYPVPIRVTLEDADKAQPSVLMSLQVRSRAGNLVPLASIAQVREADWMGAIYHKNLLPVTYVTADMAGAIDSPLYGMFAMVSKLKQQEGAPEQFFIDQPPLPEKGTLKWDGEWQITYETFRDMGAAYSVGMFMIFVLLVAQFRSYILPLVIMAPIPLTLIGIMPGHALLGREFTATSMIGMIALAGIIVRNSILLVVFIRQLLEEGLELDKAVVLAGAVRIKPIALTAISAMVGAYFILNDPIFNGLAISLVFGLALSTLLTVLVVPLLYYTLARRRWV, encoded by the coding sequence TTGAGTCGCGAACTGCCTCCGGTCGGCCCCTCCGGTACCATTGCCCGGATTTTTCAGGATAACCATCTGACGCCTTTGCTGGCGTTGCTGTCGATCATTCTGGGTGTGCTTGCGGTTGTCGTGACGCCGAAAGAAGAGGAGCCGCAGATAGACGTCACCATGGCGGATATCATGGTCGCCTTTCCGGGTGCCAGCACGCAGGAAGTGGAAAGCGCCATTGCGACTCCGGCCGAGCAGGTGATGAGCGAAATTGCTGGTGTTGAGCACGTGTATTCCGTCTCTAGGCAGGGCCAGGCCGTTATTACTGTGCAGTTTGAAGTCGGCATTCCACGACAGGAAGCGCTTGTCCGGCTTTACAATCAGGTCTATTCGAACCAAGACTGGCTGCCGCCGGATCTGGGCGCCTCACAACCCGTGGTCAAGCCCAAAGGCATTGATGATGTGCCGGTGATGACGCTGACCCTGTACGACCCGATTAATGGTCATACCGGCGAAGAACTCACCCGCCTGGCCCACATGTTGGAAGTGGCAATTAAGCGGGTGCCCGGAACCCGGGATGTTTACACAGTGGGCGGAGTGCCCGACCGTGTGGATATCCATTTTGATCCGGCCCTGCTTGCCGGGTTTAACCTTACCCTCAGCGATATCCGCGATGCTCTGAGAGCAGCCAACAGCAGCAGCCAGGAAGCCCGTATTACCCGCGATAATCTCTCCATTCCGGTTCAGGTTGGTACTCTGCTGGAGAACGTAGACGATGTTCGCCAGCTTGTTGTTGGTATGCACAACGGCGCGGCGGTGCATCTGGATGATGTGGCGAACGTCAGCCGTGGCGGAACGGTTGCAGATCAAAGTGTCATGACCGGCTTCGGGCCAGCGGCGGGTTCTGGCAGCGTCGGTAAGCCTGGTGATGTCTACCCGGCAGTTACACTGGCGATAGCCAAGAAACCCGGGCAAAACGCCGTGAACATCACAACCGCTATCGAAGAGCGGTTGGAGCAGATTCGCAACCGTGCCCTGCCCGAAGGTGTCGAAGTTATTGTTACCCGGGATTACGGCGAAACCGCCTCTGCCAAAGCGCAAAAGCTCATTTCTGACTTGATATCCGCCACGCTGTTCGTGGTGTTTCTGGTGCTTGTGGCCATGGGCTGGCGCCAGGCGCTGATTGTCGGTGTCGCTGTACTGATCACGCTGTTGCTGACGCTGGTGTTCTCCTGGGCCTGGGGCTTTACCCTGAACCGGGTTTCCCTGTTCGCACTGATTTTCTCTATCGGTATTCTGGTGGATGACGGCATCGTGATTACGGAAAACATCAACCGTCGGATCCGCAACTCCAACCTCCCGGTACGAGATATCATTCCTGTGGCCGTGGACGAAGTGGGCACGCCTACCATTATGGCCAGCCTTACTATTATGGCGGCCTTGCTACCCATGGCGTTCGTGACAGGTTTGATGGGTCCGTACATGAGCCCCATCCCCATTAACGCGTCTGCCGGTATGGTGCTATCCCAGATTGTTGCCTTCGTAGTTGTGCCCTGGTTGGCCTTGCGACTGCTGAAACATCAGAAAGGCGAAGCTGCGACGGAAGCGGGGGAGGCCGAAAGTTCTGCCGATGGTGTCAGCCCCATGTCCCTGAAAATCTTTGGGGGCGTCCTTACACCGTTCCTGGGTGACCATCGCTGGCGTCGCCGCCTGCTGGCGCTTGGGGTGATTCTGCTGACTCTGGCCGCTTCGTCGTTACCGGTGTTTCAGGCGGTTATCATGAAGATGCTGCCTTTCGACAATAAATCCGAACTTCAGGTTGTGGTTGATATGCCCGAGAGCACGCCGGTCGAGCAGACCCAGCGGGTGCTGATGGAAATGGGCCATTATCTGGAGAGCGTCGACGAAGTGACCAGTTGGCAGAGCTATGCGGGCACCGCTGCGCCCATTAATTTTAATGGGCTGGTGCGCCAGTATTACCTGCGTAGCGATCCATACCAGGGCGATATCCAGGTAAACCTCAGCGATGAAGATGTGCGATCCCGCCAGTCCCACGCCATTGCCCAAGCGCTGCGGGATCCGTTAACGGCCATCGGCAAGCGTTACGACGCCAGCGTGAAAATTGTTGAGGTGCCGCCGGGCCCGCCGGTGCTGTCGCCAGTGGTGGCGGAGATCTACGGCGTTGACCCTGACCAGCGCGCTGAGCTGGCTCGCTCTGTAGCGGCTGGTATGGCTGAGGTGCAGGGGCTGGTGGATATCGACACCACGCTGGAAGCGCCCACACGGCAATGGGAAATTGCAGTGGATCGCGCCCGAGCCGCCCGTCTTGGCGTATCCCAGGCCCAGGTCGTCGAAGCCTTGCAGGTGGCGCTGGGGGGCATGAACGTCAGCTTTTTACACGATGATCATGCCAAATACCCGGTACCTATTCGGGTAACGCTTGAAGACGCTGATAAGGCGCAGCCGTCGGTTCTTATGTCCCTGCAGGTGCGAAGCCGCGCCGGTAATCTGGTGCCACTGGCCAGTATCGCCCAGGTGCGCGAAGCTGACTGGATGGGCGCGATCTATCACAAGAATCTGCTGCCGGTGACCTACGTAACCGCCGATATGGCGGGGGCAATAGATTCACCGCTATACGGCATGTTTGCCATGGTGTCGAAGCTCAAGCAGCAGGAGGGCGCACCCGAACAGTTCTTTATTGACCAGCCGCCACTGCCGGAAAAAGGCACGCTCAAGTGGGACGGTGAGTGGCAGATTACCTACGAAACCTTCCGGGATATGGGCGCCGCCTACAGTGTGGGCATGTTCATGATTTTTGTGTTGCTGGTGGCGCAATTTCGCTCGTATATTCTGCCACTGGTGATTATGGCGCCCATTCCGCTGACCCTGATCGGCATCATGCCGGGCCATGCCCTGCTGGGTCGGGAATTTACCGCAACCAGCATGATAGGGATGATTGCACTTGCGGGGATTATTGTACGTAACTCCATTTTGCTGGTGGTGTTTATCCGGCAGCTTCTGGAAGAAGGTCTTGAGCTGGATAAGGCCGTGGTGTTAGCCGGTGCGGTGCGTATCAAGCCGATCGCCCTGACGGCCATCTCGGCGATGGTGGGCGCTTACTTTATTCTTAACGACCCGATCTTCAACGGCTTGGCAATTTCTCTGGTGTTCGGGCTTGCGCTTTCTACCCTGCTGACGGTTCTGGTGGTGCCACTGCTGTATTACACGCTTGCCAGACGTAGGTGGGTCTAG